The genome window CGGTGCGCTTCACCGCCGACTACATCCGCGCCTTCGACGAGGAAACCGCCAAGGCCAAGGATGCGGCCGCACTGGTCGCGGCGATGCGGCAGCGCTATCCACAGCTGGGCGGCGTGGACTCGCTGCAACTCAGTGCGAAGGTCGCCAAGGGCGAAATGCGCTGGCCCTGAGACGGCGCAATGGGCTGGCCATGAGCGAACGGCCGACGCGCAGCGGCGCACACCACCGCTCGCGCCGTCACGCGGTTCAGCGGAACAGCCGCCCCTGGGCCTGCATCGGCTCGGGTTCGTGGAAGCCGGCCAGGCCCACGCCGACCAGGCGGTAGCGCGTGGACGCGGGCAAGTCGACGCGCTGGCGCAGGGCCAGCGCGATGTCGGTCAGCGCCTGCAGCGAATCCGGCGGCTGCTCGGGCGTGAAGCTGCGGGTCAGGATGCGGAACTGCGCGGTCTTCAGCTTCAGCACCACGGTGCGCGCGATGCGCTCGGTGCGGCGGGTCGCGGTCCAGGTCTTTTCCGCCAGCAGCCGGATCGCCGGCTCCAGCGCGTCCAGCGCCAGGTCTTCGGCGAAGGTGTCTTCCGAAGAAATCGACTGCACCTGCTGGTCCGCTTGCACCGGCCGCTGGTCGATGCCACGCGCGCGCTGGTACAGGCGCGAGCCGAAACTGCCGAAGCGCGCTTCCAGTTCCGCCTCGCCGTGCGTGCGCAGGTCGCCGACGGTGACGATGCCCAGCGCCGCCAGCTTGGCCTGCATCACCTTGCCCACGCCGTGCACCTTGCTGACCGGCAGCGGGGTCAGGAACGCGTCCACCTGGTGCGGGCGGATCACGAACTGCCCATCGGGTTTGCGCCAATCCGACGCGATCTTGGCAAGGAACTTGTTCGGCGCGATGCCGGCCGAGGCGGTCAGCGCGGTTTCCTCGCGGATCTGCGCGCGGATGGTCTGCGCGATCTCGGTGGCGGTGGCCAGCTCGCCCTTCGGCACGGTGACGTCGAGATAGGCTTCGTCCAGCGACAGCGGCTCGATCAGATCGGTGTGGCGCTGGAAGATCTCGCGCACCTGCCGCGATACCGCCTTGTAGCGCGCGAAATCCGGCGGCACGAAGATCGCGTCCGGGCACAAGCGCTCGGCGCGCAACGCCGGCATCGCCGAGCGGATGCCGAACACGCGCGCCTCGTACGACGCGGCGCACACCACCGAACGCATGCCGCGCCAGGCCACCACCACCGGCTTGCCGCGCAATGCGGGATCGTCACGCTGCTCCACGGACGCGTAGAACGCATCCATGTCGACGTGAATGATCTTGCGCATCGGCCCTGCACCCTACGCCAGCGAACGGTAGCGGCATGATAAGCCAGGCCTACGCATGCGCCGGGAACGCACGCCTTGATCTTGCTCACGGCCAACCACGGCAGCACCGCCTACGCTACGCGTGCGTACGGATAAAACGTTTGATTGAAAGCGCAGGCCTCGTGCACGCTTGCGCGCCTCGACTGTCTGCCCTGGGAAATCGCTCATGAGCCGCCTCACTTCGTATTCACGCGAACACCTTCTCGCCAGCGCGCGCGGCGAGCTGTTCGGCGCCGAGGCCGCACGCCTGCCCAACGATCCGATGCTGATGTTCGACCGCATCAGCCACATCGACGACAACGGCGGCACGCACGGCAAGGGCGTGGTCCGCGCCGAACTCGACGTGCGCCCGGACCTGTGGTTCTTCGGCTGCCATTTCATCGACGATCCGGTGATGCCCGGTTGCCTGGGCCTGGATGCGCTGTGGCAATTGACCGGTTTCTTCCTGACCTGGATCGGCGCGCCCGGCCGCGGCCGCGCGCTGGGCGTGGGCGAAGTGAAGTTCAGCGGACAGGTGCTGCCGACCGCCAAGCAGGTGGTCTACGAGCTGGACATCAGCCGGGTCATCAACCGCAAGCTGGTGATGGCAGTGGCCGACGGGCGCATGTCGGTGGACGGCCGCGAGATCTACACCGCCAAGGACCTGCGCGTGGGCCTGTTCACCTCGACGGAGGCGTTCTGATGCGCCGCGTCGCGATCACCGGCATGGGCATCACCTCATGCCTGGGCAACGACCTGGACACGGTGTCGCGCGCGCTGCGCGAGAGCCGCGCCGGCATCCGCGCCAACCTCGAGGCGGCCGAACACGGCCTGCGCAGCCAGGTCGCCGGCGACGTGCAGCTGGACCTGGAAGCGCTGGTCGATCGCAAGCTCAAGCGCTTCATGGGCGACGCGTCGGCGTACGCCTACCTGGCGCTGCGCGATGCGATCGCCGACGCCGGCCTGGACGAGGCCGTGGTCAGCGACGTGCGCACCGGCCTGATCGCCGGCTCCGGCGGCGGCTCCAGCCACTGGCAGGTGGAAGCGGCGGATTTGCTGCGCAACCGCGGCGTGCGCAAGGTCGGCCCGTATATGGTGCCGCGCACGATGTGCTCGGCGGTCTCGGCCAACCTGGCCACCGCGTTCAAGATCAAGGGCGTCAGCTATTCGCTGTCGGCGGCGTGCGCGACCTCGGCGCACTGCATCGGCGCGGCAGCGGACCTGATCCGCCACGGCCAGCAGGACGTGATGTTCGCCGGCGGCGGCGAAGAGCTGGACTGGACCATGAGCCTGATGTTCGATGCGATGGGGGCGCTGTCCAGCGGCTTCAACGAGCGCCCGGCGGTGGCCTCGCGCCCGTACGACGCCGAGCGCGACGGCTTCGTCATCGCCGGCGGCGGCGGCATGCTGGTGCTGGAAGACTACGACCGCGCGGTGGCGCGCGGCGCACGCATCCATGCCGAACTGCTCGGCTACGGCGTGACCTCCGACGGCGCCGACATGGTCGCCCCGTCCGGCGAAGGCGCGGTGCGTTGCATGCAGATGGCGATGCAGGGCGTGGCTGCGCCGATCGACTACCTCAACACGCACGGCACCTCGACACCGCTGGGCGACGTCACCGAACTGGGCGCGGTGCGAGAAGTGTTCGGCGATGCGGTGCCGCCGCTGTCCTCGACCAAGGCGCTGTCCGGGCATTCGCTGGGCGCGGCCAGCGTGCACGAAGCGATCTACTGCCTGTTGATGATGCGCGACGGCTTCATCGCCGGCTCGGCCAACATCGACGCGCTGGACCCGCGCGCCGAAGGTTTCCCGATCGTGCGCGAGAGCCGCGAGGCGACCTTGCGCACGGTGATGTCCAACAGCTTCGGCTTCGGCGGCACCAACGCCGCGCTGGTGTTCGGGCGCGTTTGAAGCGCAACGCGACGGCGGCACGCCGCACCCCGGTTGCGGTGCGGCCGTTGCCCTGATCGACGCGACGGCGCGGATGCGCCCGTCGCTTGCCGATGCCGCATCAGGGCGCCACAGCGGGCGCATGCGGTGACGGCGGCGCATCTTCTGCGGCGGCGTCGCCAGCAGGCGCGGCAGTGTACGCCGACCCAAGCGCGGCGATCGCGCCCACGCCCCATGCCAGCGACGATGCGGCGCCCAGATTGGCCGCCTTGACGGGTTCGTCCTGTTGCGCAGCGCTCGCCGCGGCGGCGGCCATGGCGGCGGCGGCGACATTGGC of Xanthomonas translucens pv. cerealis contains these proteins:
- the dinB gene encoding DNA polymerase IV, whose amino-acid sequence is MRKIIHVDMDAFYASVEQRDDPALRGKPVVVAWRGMRSVVCAASYEARVFGIRSAMPALRAERLCPDAIFVPPDFARYKAVSRQVREIFQRHTDLIEPLSLDEAYLDVTVPKGELATATEIAQTIRAQIREETALTASAGIAPNKFLAKIASDWRKPDGQFVIRPHQVDAFLTPLPVSKVHGVGKVMQAKLAALGIVTVGDLRTHGEAELEARFGSFGSRLYQRARGIDQRPVQADQQVQSISSEDTFAEDLALDALEPAIRLLAEKTWTATRRTERIARTVVLKLKTAQFRILTRSFTPEQPPDSLQALTDIALALRQRVDLPASTRYRLVGVGLAGFHEPEPMQAQGRLFR
- the fabA gene encoding 3-hydroxyacyl-[acyl-carrier-protein] dehydratase FabA, whose translation is MSRLTSYSREHLLASARGELFGAEAARLPNDPMLMFDRISHIDDNGGTHGKGVVRAELDVRPDLWFFGCHFIDDPVMPGCLGLDALWQLTGFFLTWIGAPGRGRALGVGEVKFSGQVLPTAKQVVYELDISRVINRKLVMAVADGRMSVDGREIYTAKDLRVGLFTSTEAF
- the fabB gene encoding beta-ketoacyl-ACP synthase I, producing MRRVAITGMGITSCLGNDLDTVSRALRESRAGIRANLEAAEHGLRSQVAGDVQLDLEALVDRKLKRFMGDASAYAYLALRDAIADAGLDEAVVSDVRTGLIAGSGGGSSHWQVEAADLLRNRGVRKVGPYMVPRTMCSAVSANLATAFKIKGVSYSLSAACATSAHCIGAAADLIRHGQQDVMFAGGGEELDWTMSLMFDAMGALSSGFNERPAVASRPYDAERDGFVIAGGGGMLVLEDYDRAVARGARIHAELLGYGVTSDGADMVAPSGEGAVRCMQMAMQGVAAPIDYLNTHGTSTPLGDVTELGAVREVFGDAVPPLSSTKALSGHSLGAASVHEAIYCLLMMRDGFIAGSANIDALDPRAEGFPIVRESREATLRTVMSNSFGFGGTNAALVFGRV